In Manis pentadactyla isolate mManPen7 chromosome 3, mManPen7.hap1, whole genome shotgun sequence, a single window of DNA contains:
- the SPACA9 gene encoding sperm acrosome-associated protein 9 isoform X3, protein MPSHSKRCSSASHRHVHTLVGLSNPTAKTSGEEKEAACPEQRTQQPRLQFALERFTSSPACPQRKTMNEVKEALRNVEQKYKLFQQQQFTFISALEHSRENAHSKIQPISSIEQVQSYMEHHCNNSTDQRILLMFLDVCTELSKLCQRFEALHSGTPVTNNLLEKCKALVSQSNDLSSLRAKYPHDVVNHLSCDEARNHYGGVVSLIPIVLDFMKEWIAHSEKLSHKVLQHGAT, encoded by the exons ATGCCCTCCCATAGTAAAAGGTGCAGTTCTGCCTCTCACCGTCACGTGCACACCTTGGTAGGCTTGTCAAACCCAACTGCAAagacatctggggaagaaaaggaagCTGCTTGCCCTGAACAAAGAACACAACAACCAAGACTGCAGTTTGCACTGGAGAGGTTCA CATCCTCTCCTGCCTGCCCACAGAGGAAGACAATGAACGAGGTGAAGGAGGCCCTGCGGAACGTCGAGCAGAAGTACAAGCTCTTCCAGCAGCAGCAGTTCACGTTCATCTCTGCGCTGGAGCACTCCCGGGAGAATGCCCACAGCAAGATCCAGCCCATCTCCAGCATCGAACAG GTGCAGAGCTACATGGAACACCATTGCAACAACTCCACGGACCAGCGCATTCTGCTCATGTTCCTGGACGTCTGCACGGAGCTGAGCAAGCTCTGCCAGCGCTTTGAAGCCCTGCACTCTGGCACCCCGGTCACCAACAACCTCCTCGAGAAATGTAAAGCCCTTGTTAGCCAAAGCAACGACTTAAGTAGTCTTAGAGCGAA ATATCCGCATGACGTGGTCAACCACCTCAGCTGTGACGAAGCCAGGAACCACTACGGAGGCGTGGTCAGCCTCATCCCCATCGTCCTAGACTTCATGAAAGAGTGGATCGCCCATTCGGAGAAGCTGTCCCACAAAGTGCTACAGCAC GGGGCGACTTAG
- the SPACA9 gene encoding sperm acrosome-associated protein 9 isoform X1, giving the protein MPSHSKRCSSASHRHVHTLVGLSNPTAKTSGEEKEAACPEQRTQQPRLQFALERFTSSPACPQRKTMNEVKEALRNVEQKYKLFQQQQFTFISALEHSRENAHSKIQPISSIEQVQSYMEHHCNNSTDQRILLMFLDVCTELSKLCQRFEALHSGTPVTNNLLEKCKALVSQSNDLSSLRAKYPHDVVNHLSCDEARNHYGGVVSLIPIVLDFMKEWIAHSEKLSHKVLQHVSEPQLGQEATGATSHPSQTTGTQLCLRKHKCRQLTKDSLKPSGKDKGCPKPPWRPSGWKL; this is encoded by the exons ATGCCCTCCCATAGTAAAAGGTGCAGTTCTGCCTCTCACCGTCACGTGCACACCTTGGTAGGCTTGTCAAACCCAACTGCAAagacatctggggaagaaaaggaagCTGCTTGCCCTGAACAAAGAACACAACAACCAAGACTGCAGTTTGCACTGGAGAGGTTCA CATCCTCTCCTGCCTGCCCACAGAGGAAGACAATGAACGAGGTGAAGGAGGCCCTGCGGAACGTCGAGCAGAAGTACAAGCTCTTCCAGCAGCAGCAGTTCACGTTCATCTCTGCGCTGGAGCACTCCCGGGAGAATGCCCACAGCAAGATCCAGCCCATCTCCAGCATCGAACAG GTGCAGAGCTACATGGAACACCATTGCAACAACTCCACGGACCAGCGCATTCTGCTCATGTTCCTGGACGTCTGCACGGAGCTGAGCAAGCTCTGCCAGCGCTTTGAAGCCCTGCACTCTGGCACCCCGGTCACCAACAACCTCCTCGAGAAATGTAAAGCCCTTGTTAGCCAAAGCAACGACTTAAGTAGTCTTAGAGCGAA ATATCCGCATGACGTGGTCAACCACCTCAGCTGTGACGAAGCCAGGAACCACTACGGAGGCGTGGTCAGCCTCATCCCCATCGTCCTAGACTTCATGAAAGAGTGGATCGCCCATTCGGAGAAGCTGTCCCACAAAGTGCTACAGCACGTGAGTGAGCCCCAGCTGGGCCAGGAGGCCACCGGGGCCACCTCTCATCCTTCCCAGACCACAGGCACCCAGCTTTGCTTAAGAAAACACAAGTGTAGGCAACTTACAAAGGACAGCCTCAAACCTAGTGGGAAAGACAAAGGATGTCCTAAGCCTCCCTGGAGACCATCTGGTTGGAAACTCTAA
- the SPACA9 gene encoding sperm acrosome-associated protein 9 isoform X6 — translation MPSHSKRCSSASHRHVHTLVGLSNPTAKTSGEEKEAACPEQRTQQPRLQFALERFTSSPACPQRKTMNEVKEALRNVEQKYKLFQQQQFTFISALEHSRENAHSKIQPISSIEQVQSYMEHHCNNSTDQRILLMFLDVCTELSKLCQRFEALHSGTPVTNNLLEKYIRMTWSTTSAVTKPGTTTEAWSASSPSS, via the exons ATGCCCTCCCATAGTAAAAGGTGCAGTTCTGCCTCTCACCGTCACGTGCACACCTTGGTAGGCTTGTCAAACCCAACTGCAAagacatctggggaagaaaaggaagCTGCTTGCCCTGAACAAAGAACACAACAACCAAGACTGCAGTTTGCACTGGAGAGGTTCA CATCCTCTCCTGCCTGCCCACAGAGGAAGACAATGAACGAGGTGAAGGAGGCCCTGCGGAACGTCGAGCAGAAGTACAAGCTCTTCCAGCAGCAGCAGTTCACGTTCATCTCTGCGCTGGAGCACTCCCGGGAGAATGCCCACAGCAAGATCCAGCCCATCTCCAGCATCGAACAG GTGCAGAGCTACATGGAACACCATTGCAACAACTCCACGGACCAGCGCATTCTGCTCATGTTCCTGGACGTCTGCACGGAGCTGAGCAAGCTCTGCCAGCGCTTTGAAGCCCTGCACTCTGGCACCCCGGTCACCAACAACCTCCTCGAGAAAT ATATCCGCATGACGTGGTCAACCACCTCAGCTGTGACGAAGCCAGGAACCACTACGGAGGCGTGGTCAGCCTCATCCCCATCGTCCTAG
- the SPACA9 gene encoding sperm acrosome-associated protein 9 isoform X2, with amino-acid sequence MAALFLPTASSPACPQRKTMNEVKEALRNVEQKYKLFQQQQFTFISALEHSRENAHSKIQPISSIEQVQSYMEHHCNNSTDQRILLMFLDVCTELSKLCQRFEALHSGTPVTNNLLEKCKALVSQSNDLSSLRAKYPHDVVNHLSCDEARNHYGGVVSLIPIVLDFMKEWIAHSEKLSHKVLQHVSEPQLGQEATGATSHPSQTTGTQLCLRKHKCRQLTKDSLKPSGKDKGCPKPPWRPSGWKL; translated from the exons ATGGCTGCCCTCTTCCTCCCCACAGCATCCTCTCCTGCCTGCCCACAGAGGAAGACAATGAACGAGGTGAAGGAGGCCCTGCGGAACGTCGAGCAGAAGTACAAGCTCTTCCAGCAGCAGCAGTTCACGTTCATCTCTGCGCTGGAGCACTCCCGGGAGAATGCCCACAGCAAGATCCAGCCCATCTCCAGCATCGAACAG GTGCAGAGCTACATGGAACACCATTGCAACAACTCCACGGACCAGCGCATTCTGCTCATGTTCCTGGACGTCTGCACGGAGCTGAGCAAGCTCTGCCAGCGCTTTGAAGCCCTGCACTCTGGCACCCCGGTCACCAACAACCTCCTCGAGAAATGTAAAGCCCTTGTTAGCCAAAGCAACGACTTAAGTAGTCTTAGAGCGAA ATATCCGCATGACGTGGTCAACCACCTCAGCTGTGACGAAGCCAGGAACCACTACGGAGGCGTGGTCAGCCTCATCCCCATCGTCCTAGACTTCATGAAAGAGTGGATCGCCCATTCGGAGAAGCTGTCCCACAAAGTGCTACAGCACGTGAGTGAGCCCCAGCTGGGCCAGGAGGCCACCGGGGCCACCTCTCATCCTTCCCAGACCACAGGCACCCAGCTTTGCTTAAGAAAACACAAGTGTAGGCAACTTACAAAGGACAGCCTCAAACCTAGTGGGAAAGACAAAGGATGTCCTAAGCCTCCCTGGAGACCATCTGGTTGGAAACTCTAA
- the SPACA9 gene encoding sperm acrosome-associated protein 9 isoform X4, producing the protein MNEVKEALRNVEQKYKLFQQQQFTFISALEHSRENAHSKIQPISSIEQVQSYMEHHCNNSTDQRILLMFLDVCTELSKLCQRFEALHSGTPVTNNLLEKCKALVSQSNDLSSLRAKYPHDVVNHLSCDEARNHYGGVVSLIPIVLDFMKEWIAHSEKLSHKVLQHVSEPQLGQEATGATSHPSQTTGTQLCLRKHKCRQLTKDSLKPSGKDKGCPKPPWRPSGWKL; encoded by the exons ATGAACGAGGTGAAGGAGGCCCTGCGGAACGTCGAGCAGAAGTACAAGCTCTTCCAGCAGCAGCAGTTCACGTTCATCTCTGCGCTGGAGCACTCCCGGGAGAATGCCCACAGCAAGATCCAGCCCATCTCCAGCATCGAACAG GTGCAGAGCTACATGGAACACCATTGCAACAACTCCACGGACCAGCGCATTCTGCTCATGTTCCTGGACGTCTGCACGGAGCTGAGCAAGCTCTGCCAGCGCTTTGAAGCCCTGCACTCTGGCACCCCGGTCACCAACAACCTCCTCGAGAAATGTAAAGCCCTTGTTAGCCAAAGCAACGACTTAAGTAGTCTTAGAGCGAA ATATCCGCATGACGTGGTCAACCACCTCAGCTGTGACGAAGCCAGGAACCACTACGGAGGCGTGGTCAGCCTCATCCCCATCGTCCTAGACTTCATGAAAGAGTGGATCGCCCATTCGGAGAAGCTGTCCCACAAAGTGCTACAGCACGTGAGTGAGCCCCAGCTGGGCCAGGAGGCCACCGGGGCCACCTCTCATCCTTCCCAGACCACAGGCACCCAGCTTTGCTTAAGAAAACACAAGTGTAGGCAACTTACAAAGGACAGCCTCAAACCTAGTGGGAAAGACAAAGGATGTCCTAAGCCTCCCTGGAGACCATCTGGTTGGAAACTCTAA
- the SPACA9 gene encoding sperm acrosome-associated protein 9 isoform X5 has product MLCDPILSCAQGSGLLVLDPRRLWVQSYMEHHCNNSTDQRILLMFLDVCTELSKLCQRFEALHSGTPVTNNLLEKCKALVSQSNDLSSLRAKYPHDVVNHLSCDEARNHYGGVVSLIPIVLDFMKEWIAHSEKLSHKVLQHVSEPQLGQEATGATSHPSQTTGTQLCLRKHKCRQLTKDSLKPSGKDKGCPKPPWRPSGWKL; this is encoded by the exons ATGCTGTGTGACCCCATCCTCTCCTGTGCACAAGGGAGCGGCCTTCTTGTCTTAGACCCAAGAAGGCTCTGG GTGCAGAGCTACATGGAACACCATTGCAACAACTCCACGGACCAGCGCATTCTGCTCATGTTCCTGGACGTCTGCACGGAGCTGAGCAAGCTCTGCCAGCGCTTTGAAGCCCTGCACTCTGGCACCCCGGTCACCAACAACCTCCTCGAGAAATGTAAAGCCCTTGTTAGCCAAAGCAACGACTTAAGTAGTCTTAGAGCGAA ATATCCGCATGACGTGGTCAACCACCTCAGCTGTGACGAAGCCAGGAACCACTACGGAGGCGTGGTCAGCCTCATCCCCATCGTCCTAGACTTCATGAAAGAGTGGATCGCCCATTCGGAGAAGCTGTCCCACAAAGTGCTACAGCACGTGAGTGAGCCCCAGCTGGGCCAGGAGGCCACCGGGGCCACCTCTCATCCTTCCCAGACCACAGGCACCCAGCTTTGCTTAAGAAAACACAAGTGTAGGCAACTTACAAAGGACAGCCTCAAACCTAGTGGGAAAGACAAAGGATGTCCTAAGCCTCCCTGGAGACCATCTGGTTGGAAACTCTAA